CCGACAGCCGCCCCGCCTTGCGCATCCCGGCAAAGCCCGCCGCGTCGTGCAGCTTGATCGTGCCGTCGCGGACGCGGGCCGGCGCCGACGTATCGTCGGCGGTTACGGAGACATAGTCGTACATACCGATGATATAGTCGCTGGGGGCTCAAAAAGCGAGGGGCGGCAAATGAAAGCCCTTCCCGCTTGCGGGAGGGGTTTGGGGCGCTACGGCCCTCCCCGCTGCAACTAGCGGGCAAGCCCGCAAGTCTCGCTGCCCCTCCCGCAAGCGGGAGGGGAGCTTTTGTCTTAATCCGCAGCCTTCTCTGCCTTACTGCCCTTCGCCTTGCCCTTGCCGGCCTTGGGCGCAGCGGGGGTGATTTCGAAGGCGAGCGGATTGCCGACATGGGCGTCCTCGCCGGTCTTCATCTTCACCTTGACCTCGCCGCCATGGACCAGCTTGCCGAAGAGCAGTTCCTCGGCGAGCGGCTGCTTGATCTTTTCCTGGATCAGGCGGCCCATCGGACGCGCGCCATAGAGCTTGTCATAGCCCTTGCCGGTCAGCCATTCGCGCGCCGCATCGTCGAGCTGGATGTGGACGTTGCGATCGGCGAGCTGCAGTTCGAGTTCGAGGATGAACTTGTCGACGACGCGCGCGACCACTTCGGGCGGCAGATAACCGAAAGGCACGATCGCATCGAGGCGGTTGCGGAATTCGGGAGTGAACATGCGCTTCACCGCTTCTTCCTGCACATCCTCGCGCGTCGAGACGCCGAAGCCGATCGACTCGCGCGCCATGTCGCTGGCGCCCGCATTGGTCGTCATGATCAGGATGACGTTGCGGAAGTCGACCGTCTTGCCGTGGTGGTCGGTCAGGCGGCCGTTGTCCATGACCTGGAGCAGGATGTTGAACAGGTCGGGATGCGCCTTTTCGATCTCGTCGAGCAGCAGCACGCAATGCGGGTTCTGGTCGATCGCATCGGTGAGCAGCCCGCCCTGATCATAACCGACATAACCCGGGGGCGCACCGATCAGGCGGCTGACCGAATGACGCTCCATATATTCGGACATGTCGAAGCGCTGAAGCGGGATGCCCATGATCGACGCGAGCTGCTTCGCGACCTCGGTCTTGCCGACGCCGGTCGGGCCTGAGAAGAGATAGTTGCCGATCGGCTTTTCGGGATCGCGCAGGCCCGCACGGCTGAGCTTGATTGCCGACGACAGCACCTCGATCGCGGTGTTCTGGCCGAAGACGACGCGCTTGAGGTCGGTTTCGAGGCTGGCGAGCGTCGCCTTGTCGTCGGTCGACACCGACTTGGGCGGGATGCGCGCCATCGTCGCGATCACGGCCTCGATCTCCTTGGCGGTGATCGTCTTCTTGCGCTTCGACGGAGCGACCAGCATCTGCATCGCGCCGACCTCGTCGATCACGTCGATCGCCTTGTCGGGCAGCTTGCGGTCATTGATGTAGCGCGCCGACAGGTCGACCGCGGCGTTGATCGCGTCCTGCGTGTAGCGCACCTGATGATGCGCCTCGAACGCGCTGCGCAGCCCGGCGAGGATTTTCTTGGTATCCTCGAGCGTGGGCTCGACCACGTCGATCTTCTGGAAGCGGCGCAGCAGCGCGCGATCCTTTTCGAAGTGATTGCGGAACTCCTTGTACGTCGTCGAACCGATGCAGCGGATCACGCCGCCCGACAGCGCGGGCTTCAAGAGGTTCGACGCATCCATCGCGCCGCCGCTGGTCGCGCCGGCGCCGATCACCGTGTGTATCTCGTCGATGAACAGGATCGCGTGCGGCAGGCCTTCGAGCTCGGTCACGACCTGTTTCAGCCGTTCCTCGAAATCGCCGCGGTAGCGCGTGCCGGCGAGCAAAGCGCCCATGTCGAGCGAGTAGATGACCGCGGGCAGCAGCACCTCGGGCACGTCGCCTTCGATGATCTTGCGCGCGAGGCCCTCGGCGATCGCGGTCTTGCCGACGCCGGGATCGCCGACATAGAGCGGGTTGTTCTTGCTGCGGCGGCAGAGGATCTGGATCGTGCGATCAACCTCGGCACTGCGGCCGATCAGCGGGTCGACCTTGCCGCCCTTCGCTTTCTCGTTGAGGTTGACGGTGAACTGGTCGAGCGCGGTTTCCTTCTTGTTCTTGCCTTCGCTCTTGTCCTTCGCCTCTTCCTTTTCCTCGGGCTCGGCCTGCGGCGAGGGCTTGCCGCCCTTGCCGACGCCGTGGCTGAGATAGGACACCGCGTCGAGGCGGGTCAGATCCTGCTGCTGGAGGAAATAGACGGCATAGGATTCGCGTTCGGAGAAGAGTGCGACGAGGACGTTGGCGCCCGTCACTTCATCCTTGCCCGACGACTGGACGTGCAGGATCGCGCGCTGGACGACGCGCTGGAAGCCCGACGTGGGCGACGGGTCGCTGTGCCCCTCGACCTTCAGGCTGTCGAGTTCGGTGTCGAGATAGTGGACGACCGCCGATTGCAGGTCGTCGAGCGCGACGCCGCAGGCGCGCATCACTTCGGCGGCATGGTCGTCGTCGATCAGCGCGTAGAGCAGATGCTCGAGCGTCGCATATTCGTGGTGACGCTCGGACGCGGCCTTCAGCGCATTGTGCAGGGTCTTTTCGAGGCTTTCCGAAAAGGACGGCATGGGCTTATCTCCTTGGGGACAAGCCGGGGAGAGGCCCGCCCGCTACACACAAGGTGGCGATGCCGCCGCCCCGCCGCAAGGGAAAAGCGGAGGCGGATGTGAAATTACGATGACAGGCCTTGCATTATGGTTAACGGCCCGTTGAGGATTTGGGGTGAGCGGTCCATACCTGATCCCCGGCGAAAGCCGGGGCCCATGGCTGCCAAGACTGCGTACCCTCTTGGGCCCCGGCTTTCGCCGGGGATCACGAGCAATCGGTCGTCAGCGACCAGCTCAGCGGAAGAAGCAGTTCGTTCCCGCAAACAAGGCGTCGATCTTCGCCGCATCGCCGGGTTCGGCGAACATGCCGCCGATGACATTGTCGCCGGTACCGATGCTGAATTCCTCGCCGAGCGTGCTGTCCTCGAGGTCGACGATCGCCACCGACTCCTTCGCCTTGGCGCGCGTCGTGCCGATGCCGATCCCGCTCATCGTCGAATAGGAAGCAGCGCCATTTTCGTTGCCGAGGAACCAGCCGACGAACTTGCCGCCCTGAAAATTGAGCGTCATCGCGTCGTAGCGGGTGAACTCCATCGTCCCCGCGCCGCATTCCTCGTTCGTGCTGCGGTCGTCTTCCTTGCCCGCGACGTTGGCGAGCGCGGTTTCGGCCTGCCCGCGCGGGACGCCGAAAGCGAGCAGGCTCGCCTTGCCGGTCGCCTTGTCGATGAAGCGCAGGCCTTCGCCGTCGAGGCTAACCGCGAGCGTCGCCGCGGCGGGGCCGTCGGCCTTGGCTTCGGGCACCGCGGGGGCGGTCGGCACCGCCTTGTCGTCGCCATCGGCCACGGGCTTGTCGGCGGCCGGCTTGCATGCGGCAAGCGCCGCGAGGATGGTGAGAGCCGCCAGTTTCCGCATGATTATCTCCTGCCTGCGTGCACGAACGGCAAGACCATTACCGCACCGAGGGTCGCGAGCGCCATATCCTTTTGCGCGTCCCAGATATCGCCCTGCTGCCCATTGTAGCGATCGGCGGTCTCGCCCGCCGCGACGATGGTGAGCAGCCATTCGAAGATTTCATAGAGGCACGAGATTGCGAGCACCCAGCCGAGCACGGCAAGCACCGCGCCGCGCGCGCCGAGGCCGCCCCAGCGGCCCGCGACTTCGGCTACCGGCACCACCGACAGCGCGCCAAAGGCGAAATGGACAAGCCGGTCGTAATGGTTGCGCGTCCAGCCGAAGGCGTCGGACAGGCTCGCCCCGGTCAGCGCGCGCAGCCAATCGTCGTAGGGCACATTGCTGTAGGCATAGCGTCCGCCGAGCGTGTGGAACGCCATGAAGACCACGATACAGGCGACCGACGCGGTCGACAGTGGCCAGCGGCGGAGCAGCCACGGTGAAGCGACGATGAGCAGCATCGTCGGGATATGCTGGAGCAGCGCGATCTCGGGATAGGGCTGGTCGATCTGCGCGAGGAGCAGCAGCACAAGGAGCGCGCCGATCAGGCGGCGCTGCGC
The Sphingopyxis macrogoltabida genome window above contains:
- a CDS encoding DUF2238 domain-containing protein; the protein is MIAAPPPAQRRLIGALLVLLLLAQIDQPYPEIALLQHIPTMLLIVASPWLLRRWPLSTASVACIVVFMAFHTLGGRYAYSNVPYDDWLRALTGASLSDAFGWTRNHYDRLVHFAFGALSVVPVAEVAGRWGGLGARGAVLAVLGWVLAISCLYEIFEWLLTIVAAGETADRYNGQQGDIWDAQKDMALATLGAVMVLPFVHAGRR
- the clpA gene encoding ATP-dependent Clp protease ATP-binding subunit ClpA → MPSFSESLEKTLHNALKAASERHHEYATLEHLLYALIDDDHAAEVMRACGVALDDLQSAVVHYLDTELDSLKVEGHSDPSPTSGFQRVVQRAILHVQSSGKDEVTGANVLVALFSERESYAVYFLQQQDLTRLDAVSYLSHGVGKGGKPSPQAEPEEKEEAKDKSEGKNKKETALDQFTVNLNEKAKGGKVDPLIGRSAEVDRTIQILCRRSKNNPLYVGDPGVGKTAIAEGLARKIIEGDVPEVLLPAVIYSLDMGALLAGTRYRGDFEERLKQVVTELEGLPHAILFIDEIHTVIGAGATSGGAMDASNLLKPALSGGVIRCIGSTTYKEFRNHFEKDRALLRRFQKIDVVEPTLEDTKKILAGLRSAFEAHHQVRYTQDAINAAVDLSARYINDRKLPDKAIDVIDEVGAMQMLVAPSKRKKTITAKEIEAVIATMARIPPKSVSTDDKATLASLETDLKRVVFGQNTAIEVLSSAIKLSRAGLRDPEKPIGNYLFSGPTGVGKTEVAKQLASIMGIPLQRFDMSEYMERHSVSRLIGAPPGYVGYDQGGLLTDAIDQNPHCVLLLDEIEKAHPDLFNILLQVMDNGRLTDHHGKTVDFRNVILIMTTNAGASDMARESIGFGVSTREDVQEEAVKRMFTPEFRNRLDAIVPFGYLPPEVVARVVDKFILELELQLADRNVHIQLDDAAREWLTGKGYDKLYGARPMGRLIQEKIKQPLAEELLFGKLVHGGEVKVKMKTGEDAHVGNPLAFEITPAAPKAGKGKAKGSKAEKAAD